One segment of Papaver somniferum cultivar HN1 unplaced genomic scaffold, ASM357369v1 unplaced-scaffold_137, whole genome shotgun sequence DNA contains the following:
- the LOC113334612 gene encoding uncharacterized protein LOC113334612, giving the protein MVIIKELEEIEFITNNEELEEYMMNNEELDEIDFITNNEEMEEYLMNNEELEEMEFSMNNEEMEEMDLNPCFSETITHVGESDVPTRNKKNLTNEQRLDIFHFLLKESKKGRPQKRSVPMAAQLFSTSESTVKRIWKRGKDCEAKKLPFDVSSRKPTRVRPKPKKVDFSKIMEIPLRRRTTIRSIAEALNMPKSTVHRYVKKGAIKKHTNAIKPAFTVDTKKARLEFCFGMLELIPYKDNMMTNPMYDVIHIDEKWFFMTKATENYYLHPEETEPYRTCQSKRFIKKVMFLAAVARPRFDEFGNEVFNRKIDITRARLINKLLPSIREKWPNYNGETIYIQQDNAKPHVKVDDEEFLKEAEKEGFDIRLRFQPSQSPDMNVLDLGFFRSIQSLQHKEAPTTVGELLSAVDKAFNELSAQTLNDVFLSLQLCMVEVLKLRGGNNYKLQHIGKKKLARIGELPTQIEVDKNLVKDATNYLSCLRHFCKDESIAGEIHGNNIIM; this is encoded by the exons ATGGTGATAATCAAGGAGCTGGAGGAAATAGAGTTCATTACGAACAACGAAGAACTGGAGGAGTACATGATGAACAACGAGGAGCTGGATGAGATTGATTTCATCACAAACAACGAAGAAATGGAGGAGTACCTGATGAACAACGAAGAGCTGGAGGAGATGGAGTTCAGTATGAACAACGAAGAGATGGAGGAGATGGATTTAAACCCTTGTTTTTCAGAAACAATCACACATGTAGGAGAATCAGATGTTCCAACCAGAAATAAAAAGAATCTCACAAATGAACAACGTCTAGATATTTTCCATTTCTTATTGAAGGAGAGTAAGAAGGGACGACCGCAAAAACGCTCAGTCCCAATGGCAGCGCAACTATTTTCAACATCAGAATCTACAGTAAAACGTATATGGAAACGAGGAAAAGATTGTGAAGCAAAGAAATTACCTTTTGACGTGTCTTCACGAAAACCAACCAGAGTTCGTCCTAAACCCAAGAAGGTTGATTTCAGCAAGATAATGGAAATACCATTGCGAAGACGCACCACCATAAGATCCATTGCCGAAGCTTTGAACATGCCCAAGTCAACTGTCCATAGATACGTCAAGAAAGGAGCGATTAAAAAACACACGAACGCAATAAAACCAGCCTTCACAGTGGACACGAAGAAAGCACGGTTAGAATTCTGTTTTGGAATGCTTGAGCTTATCCCTTACAAGGATAATATGATGACCAATCCCATGTATGATGTTATACACATAGATGAGAAGTGGTTTTTTATGACAAAAGCAACAGAGAATTACTACCTTCATCCGGAAGAAACCGAACCATATCGTACATGCCAAAGTAAAAGATTCATTAAAAAGGTAATGTTTTTGGCAGCAGTAGCTCGTCCTAGATTTGATGAGTTCGGAAATGAAGTTTTTAATAGAaagatag ACATTACAAGAGCTCGTTTGATTAACAAATTGTTACCATCCATTCGGGAAAAGTGGCCAAACTACAATGGGGAAACTATATACATCCAACAAGATAATGCAAAACCACATGTTAAAGTGGATGATGAAGAATTTTTAAAAGAAGCGGAAAAAGAAGGTTTTGATATTAGATTGAGATTCCAACCTTCACAAAGTCCCGATATGAACGTTCTCGATCTTGGGTTTTTCAGGTCTATACAATCATTACAGCACAAAGAGGCGCCCACTACTGTTGGCGAACTTTTATCGGCTGTGGATAAAGCATTTAATGAATTATCGGCACAAACTCTGAATGACGTATTCCTCTCGTTGCAACTATGCATGGTAGAGGTTCTAAAGCTTCGTGGAGGAAACAATTATAAATTGCAGCATATAGGGAAAAAGAAACTTGCACGCATTGGTGAACTTCCTACTCAAATCGAAGTGGATAAGAATTTGGTGAAGGATGCAACTAATTACCTTTCATGTTTAAGACATTTCTGCAAGGATGAGAGTATTGCCGGCGAAATACATGGCAACAATATCATTATGTAG
- the LOC113334428 gene encoding long chain acyl-CoA synthetase 1-like, whose protein sequence is MKEFAVQVESGREGRDGEPSVGPIYRNLLEKDGFLPQHPDINTSWDIFRTSVEKYPGNRMLGWREIVDGKVGPYAWKTYKQVYDEVLNIGSALRASGAEPGARIGVYGSNCPQWIVAMEVCNAHSLICVPLYDALGSGAVDYIIEHAEVDYVFVQDKKVKQLLNSECKSAKRLKLIVCFSSFTKEQKDDAVNIGMTPYSWNEFLQMGKENPVEPCPPQSFNICTIMYTSGTSGDPKGVVLTHENTAMYVQGVDLFLAQFEDKMTVDDVYLSFLPLAHILDRMIEEYFFHSGASVGYFHGDLDALVEDLMELKPTFFAGVPRVFERVHEGVVKALRELRPLRRKIFYLLYRYKLGWMSMGYKHKFASPLSDLLAFRKVKAKLGGRVRLIVSGGAPLSFELEEFLRVTSCAFFVQGYGLTETCGLSTIGFPDEMSLAGTVGVPSVFSEVRLKEVPEMGYNPLGNPPCGEVCVRGRTVFSGYHKNPELTKEAFRDGWFHTGDIGEILPNGALKIIDRKKNIFKLSQGEYVSVEYLEKVYSFIPIVDDIWVYGDSFKSMLVAVVVPNVANTKTWASSNGHTGSVSELCSLEALRNHILLELKHTAEQKKLRGFENIKGVILDPLPFDVERDLVTPTMKKKRNQLLKHYQVEINELYESLGRAH, encoded by the exons atgaaGGAGTTTGCTGTTCAGGTTGAGAGTGGCCGTGAAGGACGAGATGGGGAGCCTTCGGTTGGTCCGATTTATCGGAATTTACTAGAGAAGGATGGGTTTCTACCACAACATCCTGACATAAATACCTCCTGGGATATTTTCAG GACTTCTGTAGAGAAGTATCCAGGGAATAGAATGCTTGGATGGCGTGAAATTGTCGATGGAAAG GTTGGTCCTTATGCATGGAAAACATATAAACAAGTCTATGACGAGGTTCTGAATATCGGTTCTGCATTACGAGCATCTGGTGCTGAACCC GGTGCCCGAATTGGAGTTTATGGATCAAACTGTCCCCAGTGGATCGTTGCAATGGAG GTTTGCAATGCTCACAGCTTAATATGTGTTCCTCTCTATGATGCTCTTG GGTCTGGAGCTGTTGATTATATTATAGAGCATGCGGAAGTGGATTATGTTTTTGTCCAAGATAAAAAAGTGAAACAA CTTTTAAACTCGGAATGCAAATCCGCCAAAAGATTGAAAT TGATTGTTTGCTTTAGTTCATTCACAAAGGAACAGAAAGATGATGCAGTTAACATTGGCATGACACCATATTCCTGGAATGAGTTCCTTCAAATG GGTAAAGAAAATCCAGTAGAACCTTGTCCACCTCAGTCTTTCAATATATGCACAATAATGTACACAAGTGGGACTAGTGGTGATCCAAAAGGTGTTGTTTTGACTCACGAGAACACCGCAATGTATGTACAAGGAGTTGATTTGTTCTTGGCACAATTTGAAGACA AGATGACTGTGGATGATGTGTATCTTTCATTCCTTCCCCTTGCACATATCCTGGATCGAATGATTGAAGAATACTTTTTCCATTCGGGGGCTTCAGTTGGGTACTTTCATGGG GATCTCGATGCATTGGTGGAAGATCTAATGGAGCTAAAGCCAACATTCTTCGCTGGTGTGCCAAGAGTTTTCGAAAGGGTTCATGAAG GTGTTGTGAAGGCATTACGAGAACTTAGACCATtaagaaggaagattttttaccTTCTTTATAGATA CAAGCTTGGATGGATGAGTATGGGATATAAACACAAATTTGCGTCTCCACTGTCAGATTTACTAGCGTTCCGTAAG GTAAAGGCTAAATTAGGTGGTCGAGTACGCCTAATAGTATCAGGAGGTGCTCCGTTGAGTTTTGAACTGGAAGAATTCTTGAGAGTTACAAGCTGTGCTTTTTTTGTCCAAGGCTATG GATTGACAGAAACTTGTGGGCTGAGTACAATTGGATTTCCAGATGAAATGTCACTGGCTGGAACAGTTGGTGTTCCCTCAGTATTTTCCGAGGTACGCCTAAAGGAGGTCCCAGAAATGGGTTACAATCCACTCGGTAATCCTCCATGCGGAGAGGTATGCGTGAGAGGAAGAACAGTTTTTTCAGGATACCACAAAAATCCTGAGCTGACGAAGGAAGCCTTTCGAGATGGATGGTTTCATACAG GGGACATAGGTGAAATATTACCAAATGGAGCTTTGAAAATAATTGATAGAAAGAAGAATATCTTTAAACTCTCCCAAGGAGAATACGTCTCTGTGGAATATCTAGAGAAAGTCTATTCATTTATCCCAATTGTTGATGAT ATCTGGGTATACGGGGACAGCTTTAAGTCGATGCTGGTAGCAGTGGTTGTACCAAATGTAGCAAATACTAAGACTTGGGCAAGTTCAAACGGTCATACAGGTTCTGTCTCTGAACTATGTTCGCTGGAAGCTCTGCGAAATCACATTCTCTTAGAGCTAAAGCACACAGCCgagcaaaagaag CTGAGAGGTTTCGAGAATATCAAAGGAGTTATTTTGGACCCTCTACCATTCGACGTGGAGAGGGATTTGGTAACTCCAaccatgaaaaagaaaagaaatcaactACTCAAACACTATCAG GTGGAAATCAACGAACTCTATGAAAGCTTAGGACGAGCCCATTAA
- the LOC113334427 gene encoding importin subunit alpha-like isoform X2 produces MSLRPPTTAVGSGAGRREMMRKKSYKSAVDVEGGRRRREDNMVEIRKSKREDNLNKKRREQLPSLLTTFAVSGFRSDGNQQQDEQGCAITDRANQLVKIWTMIEDIWSGCPEAQLESTTAYRKLLSRECDPLIDEVVRAGVVPRFVEFLARHDMPQLQFEAAWALTNVASGTSEHTLALINHGAVPLLVKILSSGSADVCEQAVWALGNVAGDSTSCRDFVLSHDPLLPLLSQFEKPKLSMRRTATWTLSNLCRGQPAVPFEQVKLVLPALQHLIHSTDEEILTSACRTLSYISNDTNDKIQAVLEAGVCPRLVDLLLHPSPAVYTPSLRTIGNIVTGDDEQTQVVIDNQVLYCFHQLLTQNYSKNIKRETCWAISNITAGNIGQIQAVIEAKIIGPVVHLLQHEEFEIKKEAAWAITNISTGAAHEHIRYLVEQGCINPLYDLLTSTDSRIVMVCLKGLENILRVGESDNELGKTSGGNIYAEMIDYCGGLDKIEALQNHDNKDIYDMSVYILETYWSKDEEDDVQR; encoded by the exons ATGTCACTGAGACCACCAACTACGGCGGTTGGAAGTGGCGCCGGAAGGAGGGAGATGATGAGGAAAAAATCGTATAAAAGTGCAGTGGATGTTGAaggcggaagaagaagaagagaagataatatGGTTGAGATTCGGAAGAGCAAAAGAGAAGATAATCTTAATAAGAAACGAAGAGAACAACTACCTTCTCTTCTTACTACTTTTGCTGTTTCTGGTTTTCGTTCCGATGGTAATCAGCaacaagatgaacaaggttgTGCGATTACTGATCGTGCTAAtcag CTGGTAAAAATCTGGACAATGATAGAAGACATATGGTCTGGTTGTCCAGAAGCACAGTTGGAGTCAACCACTGCATATAGGAAGCTTTTATCGCGTG AGTGTGATCCACTGATTGATGAGGTAGTTAGAGCAGGTGTTGTCCCACGGTTCGTAGAATTTCTTGCAAGGCACGATATGCCTCAACTCCAA TTTGAGGCAGCTTGGGCTTTGACAAATGTTGCATCAGGCACTTCGGAGCATACACTAGCTTTGATTAACCATGGTGCTGTTCCACTGCTAGTGAAAATTCTTAGCTCTGGGAGTGCTGATGTTTGTGAACAG GCTGTGTGGGCATTGGGTAACGTTGCTGGTGACTCGACAAGctgtagagattttgttctttctCATGATCCACTGTTGCCACTGCTATCTCAGTTTGAAAAGCCCAAACTATCTATGCGGAGGACTGCTACATGGACTTTATCTAACTTATGTCGTGGCCAGCCAGCAGTACCATTTGAGCAG GTCAAGCTTGTTTTGCCAGCTCTTCAGCACCTTATCCACTCAACTGATGAAGAAATTCTTACGTCTGCTTGCCGGACACTGTCGTATATCTCTAATGACACAAATGACAAGATCCAGGCTGTGCTTGAGGCGGGAGTCTGTCCACGACTTGTGGATCTTTTACT TCATCCATCTCCTGCAGTTTATACACCATCTCTTCGAACCATTGGAAACATTGTTACGGGTGATGATGAACAGACTCAG gTCGTAATTGACAATCAAGTGCTTTATTGTTTCCATCAACTTCTGACTCAAAATTACAGCAAGAACATCAAGAGAGAAACCTGTTGGGCCATCTCAAATATCACTGCTGGAAATATTGGTCAGATACAG GCTGTTATTGAAGCTAAGATCATTGGACCTGTAGTGCATCTTCTCCAGCATGAAGAATTTGAGATCAAGAAGGAAGCTGCATGGGCTATCACCAATATTTCCACCGGGGCAGCACATGAGCACATCCG ATATCTAGTGGAGCAAGGATGCATAAACCCACTCTACGATCTTTTGACATCCACAGATTCTAGAATTGTGATGGTATGCCTGAAAGGCCTTGAGAACATCCTGAGGGTTGGTGAATCTGATAACGAGTTGGGAAAGACTAGTGGAGGCAATATCTATGCAGAGATGATTGATTATTGTGGAGGTTTAGATAAAATAGAAGCTCTACAAAACCATGACAATAAGGATATCTACGATATGTCTGTCTATATCTTAGAGACATACTGGAGCAAGGATGAGGAAGATGATGTTCAAAGATAG
- the LOC113334427 gene encoding importin subunit alpha-like isoform X1 — protein MSLRPPTTAVGSGAGRREMMRKKSYKSAVDVEGGRRRREDNMVEIRKSKREDNLNKKRREQLPSLLTTFAVSGFRSDGNQQQDEQGCAITDRANQLVKIWTMIEDIWSGCPEAQLESTTAYRKLLSRECDPLIDEVVRAGVVPRFVEFLARHDMPQLQFEAAWALTNVASGTSEHTLALINHGAVPLLVKILSSGSADVCEQGQFGFCFKSNQQAVWALGNVAGDSTSCRDFVLSHDPLLPLLSQFEKPKLSMRRTATWTLSNLCRGQPAVPFEQVKLVLPALQHLIHSTDEEILTSACRTLSYISNDTNDKIQAVLEAGVCPRLVDLLLHPSPAVYTPSLRTIGNIVTGDDEQTQVVIDNQVLYCFHQLLTQNYSKNIKRETCWAISNITAGNIGQIQAVIEAKIIGPVVHLLQHEEFEIKKEAAWAITNISTGAAHEHIRYLVEQGCINPLYDLLTSTDSRIVMVCLKGLENILRVGESDNELGKTSGGNIYAEMIDYCGGLDKIEALQNHDNKDIYDMSVYILETYWSKDEEDDVQR, from the exons ATGTCACTGAGACCACCAACTACGGCGGTTGGAAGTGGCGCCGGAAGGAGGGAGATGATGAGGAAAAAATCGTATAAAAGTGCAGTGGATGTTGAaggcggaagaagaagaagagaagataatatGGTTGAGATTCGGAAGAGCAAAAGAGAAGATAATCTTAATAAGAAACGAAGAGAACAACTACCTTCTCTTCTTACTACTTTTGCTGTTTCTGGTTTTCGTTCCGATGGTAATCAGCaacaagatgaacaaggttgTGCGATTACTGATCGTGCTAAtcag CTGGTAAAAATCTGGACAATGATAGAAGACATATGGTCTGGTTGTCCAGAAGCACAGTTGGAGTCAACCACTGCATATAGGAAGCTTTTATCGCGTG AGTGTGATCCACTGATTGATGAGGTAGTTAGAGCAGGTGTTGTCCCACGGTTCGTAGAATTTCTTGCAAGGCACGATATGCCTCAACTCCAA TTTGAGGCAGCTTGGGCTTTGACAAATGTTGCATCAGGCACTTCGGAGCATACACTAGCTTTGATTAACCATGGTGCTGTTCCACTGCTAGTGAAAATTCTTAGCTCTGGGAGTGCTGATGTTTGTGAACAG GGCCAATTTGGTTTTTGTTTCAAATCTAATCAACAGGCTGTGTGGGCATTGGGTAACGTTGCTGGTGACTCGACAAGctgtagagattttgttctttctCATGATCCACTGTTGCCACTGCTATCTCAGTTTGAAAAGCCCAAACTATCTATGCGGAGGACTGCTACATGGACTTTATCTAACTTATGTCGTGGCCAGCCAGCAGTACCATTTGAGCAG GTCAAGCTTGTTTTGCCAGCTCTTCAGCACCTTATCCACTCAACTGATGAAGAAATTCTTACGTCTGCTTGCCGGACACTGTCGTATATCTCTAATGACACAAATGACAAGATCCAGGCTGTGCTTGAGGCGGGAGTCTGTCCACGACTTGTGGATCTTTTACT TCATCCATCTCCTGCAGTTTATACACCATCTCTTCGAACCATTGGAAACATTGTTACGGGTGATGATGAACAGACTCAG gTCGTAATTGACAATCAAGTGCTTTATTGTTTCCATCAACTTCTGACTCAAAATTACAGCAAGAACATCAAGAGAGAAACCTGTTGGGCCATCTCAAATATCACTGCTGGAAATATTGGTCAGATACAG GCTGTTATTGAAGCTAAGATCATTGGACCTGTAGTGCATCTTCTCCAGCATGAAGAATTTGAGATCAAGAAGGAAGCTGCATGGGCTATCACCAATATTTCCACCGGGGCAGCACATGAGCACATCCG ATATCTAGTGGAGCAAGGATGCATAAACCCACTCTACGATCTTTTGACATCCACAGATTCTAGAATTGTGATGGTATGCCTGAAAGGCCTTGAGAACATCCTGAGGGTTGGTGAATCTGATAACGAGTTGGGAAAGACTAGTGGAGGCAATATCTATGCAGAGATGATTGATTATTGTGGAGGTTTAGATAAAATAGAAGCTCTACAAAACCATGACAATAAGGATATCTACGATATGTCTGTCTATATCTTAGAGACATACTGGAGCAAGGATGAGGAAGATGATGTTCAAAGATAG